A part of Sebastes fasciatus isolate fSebFas1 chromosome 10, fSebFas1.pri, whole genome shotgun sequence genomic DNA contains:
- the pld7 gene encoding 5'-3' exonuclease PLD3 isoform X5, translating into MPVVLRSRKPLRPSPASEVELLDTPEVELVDTSLQRRSTRLLGTAGVTYEESDESDSASVQSQVMETHHQSPPAEPEEETAEEAHVMSSGCSSFALYCFLPTTLLLLGGFGQHVWHYGLPMSVAQLTAQLELNMLEGFGFVPEPCSTDCRVHLVESIPVGLYQSSPSSRRSIADSWLRLLDKAKSSVHIAAFYFTLRGSDLADSSDSQGRKVFEQLKQLGSKGVKLQIAVNAPQTSTQDTAELAAAGAEVREVDLNAVTGGIIHTKLWVVDQKHFYLGSANMDWRSLSQVKEVGLSVEDCSCLAEDAFRIFGVYWSIGGAINGSLPPYWPARLSALSSSQNPLRLKFNGVPAQVYLSSAPPQISARGRSDDLSTILSVIDDAQKLIYISVMDYLPLSQYSEPPRFWPAIDTALRAAACTRGVKVRLLVSCWKHSPAPMFTFLQSLLVLNSPQLKCDIDVKIFTVPSTAEQMKIPYARVNHAKYMVTDRVVYIGTSNWSENYFTKTAGVGLVVNQTGSVVGKGQETLQSQAAELFLRDWTSDYAGPLSVDDVDVCPRGPH; encoded by the exons ATGCCGGTGGTGCTGCGCTCCAGAAAACCCCTCCGCCCGAGTCCGGCCAGTGAGGTAGAGCTACTGGACACACCGGAGGTAGAGCTAGTGGACACATCCCTGCAGAGAAGGTCGACCCGCCTGCTCGGGACAGCCGGCGTTACGTACGAG GAATCAGATGAGTCAGACTCTGCGTCCGTCCAGAGCCAAGTGATGGAGACACATCACCAGAGCCCCCCTGCTGAGCCCGAGGAGGAAACCGCTGAGGAGGCTCATGTAATG AGCTCTGGATGCTCCAGTTTTGCCCTCTACTGCTTCCTGCCCACCACCTTGCTGCTTCTAGGGGGGTTCGGCCAGCATGTTTGGCACTACGGGCTTCCCATGTCTGTGGCTCAGCTCACAGCTCAGCTGGAACTGAACATGCTGGAGGGGTTTGGCTTCGTTCCAGAGCCTTGCAGCACTGATTGTCG AGTGCACCTTGTGGAGAGCATCCCTGTGGGCCTCTACCAGTCCTCCCCCTCGTCCAGACGGAGCATCGCAGACAGCTGGTTACGTCTGCTGGACAAGGCCAAGAGTTCGGTCCACATCGCTGCTTTCTACTTCACTCTGCGAGGCAGCGACTTGGCGGACTCCTCTGACTCTCAG GGAAGAAAGGTCTTTGAGCAACTCAAACAGCTTGGATCCAAAGGTGTGAAACTCCAGATTGCTGTCAACGCCCCCCAGACCTCAACTCAGGATACGGCAGAATTGGCTGCAGCAG GTGCAGAAGTCAGAGAGGTAGACCTCAATGCTGTAACTGGAGGCATTATCCACACCAAGCTGTGGGTGGTGGATCAAAAGCACTTCTACCTGGGTAGTGCTAACATGGACTGGCGGTCTCTAAGTCAG GTGAAGGAGGTGGGCCTGTCAGTGGAGGACTGCAGCTGCTTGGCAGAGGACGCCTTTCGGATCTTTGGGGTGTACTGGAGCATCGGCGGTGCGATCAACGGCTCCCTGCCGCCGTACTGGCCTGCTCGTCTCTCGGCCCTTTCCAGCTCCCAGAATCCCCTGCGCCTGAAGTTCAATGGAGTGCCTGCTCAAGTCTACCTGTCT AGTGCCCCTCCGCAGATCTCAGCCCGCGGACGCTCAGACGATCTCTCCACCATCCTCTCTGTCATCGACGACGCCCAGAAATTAATTTACATCTCTGTCATGGACTACCTGCCTCTGTCTCAGTACTCAGAGCCACCCAG GTTCTGGCCGGCCATTGACACGGCCCTGCGCGCTGCAGCGTGCACCAGAGGCGTGAAGGTTCGACTCCTGGTCAGCTGCTGGAAGCACTCGCCCGCCCCCATGTTCACCTTCCTGCAGTCCCTGCTGGTGCTCAACAGTCCTCAGCTGAAATGTGACATTGACGTG AAAATCTTTACAGTGCCTTCAACGGCAGAGCAGATGAAGATTCCCTATGCACGAGTCAATCATGCCAAGTACATGGTTACAGACAGAGTGGTCTATATAG GGACATCCAACTGGTCAGAGAACTATTTCACCAAGACAGCTGGAGTGGGCTTGGTGGTGAACCAGACCGGCTCTGTGGTTGGAAAAGGCCAAGAGACCCTGCAGAGCCAAGCAGCGGAGCTCTTCCTCAGAGACTGGACGTCCGACTACGCCGGCCCCCTCTCTGTGGACGACGTGGACGTCTGCCCTCGCGGCCCACACTGA